A window of the Thiomicrospira microaerophila genome harbors these coding sequences:
- a CDS encoding SDR family NAD(P)-dependent oxidoreductase, producing MADKGFALVGANGAIGSALVRQALKTGEYSECVRFSHRPLALPSLSVKSIDLTLDYIAQMSIEKQWLNVYQAWSHQADKPNPMKSIAQLWIATGFLHNKQIQPERRHEQMSAESLQFAYQMNAVAPMLFLSQWMRHWPRRTPLKIGILSARVGSISDNRLGGWHSYRASKAALNMLIKNLAIELRRSHPLVTLVGFQPGTTQSPLSAPFIGRVPEEQLQSPDFTAVHLLQAMANRSPADSGLLFDFLGQGFEP from the coding sequence ATGGCTGATAAAGGGTTCGCTCTAGTGGGGGCGAATGGTGCGATTGGTTCTGCATTGGTTAGACAAGCGTTGAAGACAGGGGAGTATAGCGAGTGTGTGAGGTTTAGCCATCGGCCTTTAGCTTTGCCTAGTTTATCGGTTAAATCGATTGATTTAACGCTTGATTATATTGCGCAAATGTCTATCGAAAAACAATGGTTGAATGTTTACCAGGCCTGGTCGCATCAAGCTGATAAGCCTAATCCAATGAAGTCTATAGCCCAACTTTGGATAGCGACGGGTTTTTTACATAATAAACAGATCCAGCCTGAGCGTCGGCATGAACAGATGAGTGCCGAGTCATTGCAGTTTGCTTACCAAATGAATGCAGTGGCTCCGATGTTATTTTTGTCACAATGGATGCGCCATTGGCCCCGGCGTACACCCTTGAAAATTGGTATCTTGTCAGCAAGGGTAGGCAGTATTAGCGATAATCGCTTGGGTGGTTGGCACAGTTATCGTGCCAGTAAAGCAGCATTAAATATGTTGATTAAGAATCTTGCAATTGAATTGCGTCGAAGTCATCCGTTGGTTACACTGGTTGGGTTTCAACCCGGCACCACACAAAGCCCTTTGTCTGCGCCCTTTATTGGGCGTGTGCCCGAGGAGCAGTTACAATCGCCTGATTTTACTGCCGTGCATCTTTTGCAGGCTATGGCGAATCGCTCACCAGCCGACTCAGGTTTACTATTTGATTTTCTAGGTCAGGGCTTTGAGCCCTAG